In the Ctenopharyngodon idella isolate HZGC_01 chromosome 4, HZGC01, whole genome shotgun sequence genome, one interval contains:
- the LOC127510654 gene encoding gastrula zinc finger protein XlCGF57.1-like: MEFIKEEIEEMKIEETFSVKQEDTEVQTDLMPLKEESEDLNDVKEEEHHDFITGEKSFGCSQTEKTSSQKRAQKLGPRSFTCFQCGKSFNHHGNLKVHMRIHNGEKPFSCQQCGKGFTEKGNLKKHMLIHTGEKPYTCTQCEKSFTGKGSLKVHMRVHSGESPYTCQQCGKSFTHKGTVNVHMRIHTGEKPYVCSQCGNSFTHQGSLKVHMRIHTGEKPFTCDQCGKRFKRKVNLDCHMKIHSREDCFMCHQCGLSFTDSNLLKKHVITHIGEKPCVMCHHCGQTCSNKAILKIHMRVHTGEKPFTCRQCGMSFTVEGNLKTHMRVHTGEKPFSCPQCEKSFTVKANLKTHMRLHTGEKPFTCLQCEKSFTYHTELKRHMQTHSGKKSQCSSV, translated from the exons atggagtttattaaagaggagattgaagaaatgaagattgaagaaacattcagtgtgaaacaagaagatactgaagtacaaacag ACCTGATGCCActgaaagaggagagtgaagatcTGAATGATGTAAAGGAAGAGGAACATCATGATTTTATAACTGGAGAAAAATCTTTTGGTTGTTCCCAGACTGAAAAGACTTCCTCAcaaaaaagagctcaaaagcTAGGACCTAGAAGTTTCACCTGCTTTCAGTGCGGAAAGAGTTTTAATCACCATggaaaccttaaagtccacatgagaattcacaatggagagaagcctttctcctgccaacagtgtggaaaaggTTTCACTGAAAAGGGAAACCTTAAAAAACATATGctaattcacactggagagaaaccttacacatgcactcagtgtgaaaagagtttcacTGGAAAAGGAAgtcttaaagtccacatgagagttcactcTGGAGAGAGCCCTTACACctgtcaacagtgtggaaagagttttacacaTAAAGGAACGGTTaatgtccacatgagaattcacactggagagaaaccttatgtatgctctcagtgtggaaacagTTTTACACATCAAGGAAgtcttaaagtccacatgagaattcacactggagagaagcctttcacatgtgatcagtgtggaaagaggtTCAAACGTAAAGTAAACCTTGATTGCCACATGAAGATTCACTCAAGAGAGGACTGTTTTATGTGTCATCAATGTGGACTGAGTTTCACAGACAGCAATCTCCTTAAGAAGCATGTAATAACTCACATTGGAGAGAAACCTTGTGTCATGTGTCATCACTGTGGACAGACTTGCTCAAACAAAGCAATCCTCAagattcacatgagagttcacaccggagagaagcctttcacctgccgtCAGTGTGGAATGAGTTTCACAGTTGAAGGAAACCTAAAGactcacatgagagttcacactggagagaagcctttctcatgccctcagtgtgaaaagagtttcacAGTTAAAGCGAACTTAAAGACTCACATGAGgcttcacactggagagaagcctttcacgtgtcttcagtgtgagaagagtttcACGTATCACACAGAGTTGAAACGTCACATGCAAACTCATTCTGGAAAGAAATCGCAGTGTTCTTCAGTGTGA
- the LOC127510680 gene encoding gastrula zinc finger protein XlCGF8.2DB-like isoform X4: MAFIKEESEDMKIEEAYSVKQEDTEEQTDLMALKVESQELNEMEVKDHCDNDKHNFKTEEKYINCSQTIKTPTRSNYTCFQCGKSFTQKGHLEVHMRIHTGEKPYNCQQCGMSFTEKGSLKVHMRIHTGEKPYSCQQCGMSFIRKGSLNSHMRIHTGEKPYTCPQCGTSFSHKPTLNAHMRSHTGEKPYTCKLCGIRFSRKGNLTVHMRIHTGESLYTCQHCGKNFYRKGSLNSHMRIHTGEKPYTCPQCGKSFTHRPTLNVHMKTHIKKKPFACLQCEKFFTNQRDLKRHLQTHCGMKL, translated from the exons atggcatttattaaagaggagagtgaagacatgaaAATTGAAGAAGCATACAGCGTCAAacaagaagatactgaggaacaaacag ACCTGATGGCGCTGAAAGTGGAGAGTCAAGAACTGAATGAAATGGAAGTGAAAGATCATTGTGATAATgataaacataattttaaaactgaagaaaaatatattaattgcTCGCAGACAATAAAGACACCAACTAGAAGTAATTACACCTGctttcagtgtggaaagagtttcacccaaaaaggacatcttgaagtccacatgagaattcacaccggagagaagccttacaactgccaacagtgtggaatgAGTTTCACTGAAAAAGGaagccttaaagtccacatgagaattcacactggagagaagccttactcctgccaacagtgtggaatgAGTTTCATTCGAAAAGGAAGCCTTAATagccacatgagaattcacactggagagaagccttacacctgtcCTCAATGTGGAACGAGTTTTTCACATAAGCCAACTCTTAATGCACACATGAGaagtcacactggagagaagccttacacctgcaaaCTGTGTGGAATACGTTTCAGCCGAAAAGGAAACCTTacagtccacatgagaattcacactggagagagcctCTACACCTGTCAACATTGTGGAAAAAATTTCTATCGAAAAGGAAGCCTTAATagccacatgagaattcacactggagaaaagccttacacctgccctcaatgtggaaagagttttacacacAGACCAACCCTTAATGTCCACATGAAAACTCACATTAAAAAGAAGCCTTTCGCATGTCTTCAGTGTGAGAAGTTTTTCACAAATCAAAGAGACCTAAAACGTCATTTGCAAACTCATTGTGGAATGAAACTGTAG
- the LOC127510610 gene encoding gastrula zinc finger protein XlCGF57.1-like isoform X1, which translates to MVFIKEESEDMKIEETFSVKQEDTEEQTDLMALKVESQELHEMEEKDQYGKCHDFITGEKSSCSVVQTEKTSSQKRAHKTGTRSYFTCQQCGKSFTLKGNLKVHMKIHTGERPFRCDQCGKSFPGMNCLNRHLKIHSGEKPFTCQQCGKSFTLKGHLKVHMKIHTGEKAFTCQQCGKSFTEKGHLKGHMRIHTGEKPFTCKLCGKSFIEKGHLKVHMRIHTGEKPYTCQQCGKSFTQKASLTAHMRIHNGEKPYTCKLCGKSFKTKLNLRYHMNIHTGEKPYTCDKCGKSFKRKLTLNCHLRIHSRENCFVCHQCGKSFSDMNCLNRHVKIHSGEKPFTCQQCGNSFTEKRRLNVHMRIHTGEKPYTCSQCGMNFIYKLTLDSHMRSHTGETPYTCKLCEKSFSRKGNLKYHMRTHTGEKPFICGQCGKSFTRKLTLNCHLRIHSRENCFICHQCGKSFPDINCLNRHVQIHSGEKSFSCQQCGKSFSLHGNLNVHMRSHTGESPHTCELCGKSFSRKGNLKCHMRTHTGEKPFTCAQCGKSFTRKLTLNCHLRIHSREEYVVNVEKVSV; encoded by the coding sequence ACCTGATGGCACTGAAAGTGGAGAGTCAAGAACTACATGAAATGGAAGAGAAAGATCAGTATGGGAAATGTCATGATTTCATAACTGGGGAAAAATCTAGTTGTTCAGTAGTTCAGACTGAAAAGACTTCCTCACAAAAAAGAGCTCATAAAACTGGAACTAGGAGttatttcacctgccaacagtgtggaaagagtttcactctAAAAGGAAATCTTAAAGTTcacatgaaaattcacactggagagaggccATTTagatgtgatcagtgtggaaagagtttcccaGGCATGAACTGCCTTAACAGACACCTAAAAATTCActctggagagaagcctttcacctgccaacagtgtggaaagagtttcacccTAAAAGGACatcttaaagtccacatgaaaaTTCACACAGGAGAGAAGGCTTTCAcgtgccaacagtgtggaaagagtttcactgaAAAAGGACATCTTAAAggccacatgagaattcatactggagagaagccttttacTTGCAAAttgtgtggaaagagcttcatTGAAAAAGGACatcttaaagtccacatgagaattcacactggagagaagccttacacctgccaacagtgtggaaagagtttcactcaaaaaGCAAGCCTTACagcccacatgagaattcataatggagagaaaccttacacctgcaaactgtgtggaaagagcttcaaaacaaaactaaacctTAGGTATCACATGAAcattcacaccggagagaagccgtacACATGTGAtaagtgtggaaagagttttaaacGTAAGTTAACCCTTAATTGCCACTTGAGAATTCACTCAAGAGAAAACTGTTTTGTATgtcatcagtgtggaaagagtttctcaGACATGAACTGCCTTAACAGGCACGTAAAAATTCActctggagagaagccttttacctgtcaacagtgtggaaaTAGTTTCACTGAAAAAAGACGCCTTAacgtccacatgagaattcacactggagagaagccctATACCTGCTCTCAGTGCGGAATGAATTTCATATATAAACTAACTCTTGATTCCCACATGAGAAGTCACACTGGAGAGACCCCTTACACCTGCAAACTGTGTGAGAAAAGCTTCTCGCGAAAAGGAAATCTTAAGTATCATATGAGAACTCACACGGGAGAAAAGCCATTTATATGtggtcagtgtggaaagagtttcacacgtaaACTAACACTTAATTGCCACTTGAGAATTCACTCAAGAGAGAATTGTTTTATATGtcatcagtgtggaaaaagtttcccAGACATTAACTGCCTTAATAGGCACGTACAAATTCACTCTGGAGAGAAGTCTTTCagctgccaacagtgtggaaagagtttcagtctaCATGGAAATCTTAATGTCCACATGAGaagtcacactggagagagcccTCACACTTGCGAActgtgtggaaagagcttcTCCCGAAAAGGAaatcttaagtgtcacatgagaactcacactggagagaagcctttcacatgtgctcagtgtggaaagagtttcacacgtaaACTAACCCTTAATTGCCACTTGAGAATTCACTCAAGAGAGGAATACGTCGtcaatgtggaaaaagtttcagtctaa
- the LOC127510610 gene encoding gastrula zinc finger protein XlCGF57.1-like isoform X2, producing the protein MVQRLRDLMALKVESQELHEMEEKDQYGKCHDFITGEKSSCSVVQTEKTSSQKRAHKTGTRSYFTCQQCGKSFTLKGNLKVHMKIHTGERPFRCDQCGKSFPGMNCLNRHLKIHSGEKPFTCQQCGKSFTLKGHLKVHMKIHTGEKAFTCQQCGKSFTEKGHLKGHMRIHTGEKPFTCKLCGKSFIEKGHLKVHMRIHTGEKPYTCQQCGKSFTQKASLTAHMRIHNGEKPYTCKLCGKSFKTKLNLRYHMNIHTGEKPYTCDKCGKSFKRKLTLNCHLRIHSRENCFVCHQCGKSFSDMNCLNRHVKIHSGEKPFTCQQCGNSFTEKRRLNVHMRIHTGEKPYTCSQCGMNFIYKLTLDSHMRSHTGETPYTCKLCEKSFSRKGNLKYHMRTHTGEKPFICGQCGKSFTRKLTLNCHLRIHSRENCFICHQCGKSFPDINCLNRHVQIHSGEKSFSCQQCGKSFSLHGNLNVHMRSHTGESPHTCELCGKSFSRKGNLKCHMRTHTGEKPFTCAQCGKSFTRKLTLNCHLRIHSREEYVVNVEKVSV; encoded by the coding sequence ACCTGATGGCACTGAAAGTGGAGAGTCAAGAACTACATGAAATGGAAGAGAAAGATCAGTATGGGAAATGTCATGATTTCATAACTGGGGAAAAATCTAGTTGTTCAGTAGTTCAGACTGAAAAGACTTCCTCACAAAAAAGAGCTCATAAAACTGGAACTAGGAGttatttcacctgccaacagtgtggaaagagtttcactctAAAAGGAAATCTTAAAGTTcacatgaaaattcacactggagagaggccATTTagatgtgatcagtgtggaaagagtttcccaGGCATGAACTGCCTTAACAGACACCTAAAAATTCActctggagagaagcctttcacctgccaacagtgtggaaagagtttcacccTAAAAGGACatcttaaagtccacatgaaaaTTCACACAGGAGAGAAGGCTTTCAcgtgccaacagtgtggaaagagtttcactgaAAAAGGACATCTTAAAggccacatgagaattcatactggagagaagccttttacTTGCAAAttgtgtggaaagagcttcatTGAAAAAGGACatcttaaagtccacatgagaattcacactggagagaagccttacacctgccaacagtgtggaaagagtttcactcaaaaaGCAAGCCTTACagcccacatgagaattcataatggagagaaaccttacacctgcaaactgtgtggaaagagcttcaaaacaaaactaaacctTAGGTATCACATGAAcattcacaccggagagaagccgtacACATGTGAtaagtgtggaaagagttttaaacGTAAGTTAACCCTTAATTGCCACTTGAGAATTCACTCAAGAGAAAACTGTTTTGTATgtcatcagtgtggaaagagtttctcaGACATGAACTGCCTTAACAGGCACGTAAAAATTCActctggagagaagccttttacctgtcaacagtgtggaaaTAGTTTCACTGAAAAAAGACGCCTTAacgtccacatgagaattcacactggagagaagccctATACCTGCTCTCAGTGCGGAATGAATTTCATATATAAACTAACTCTTGATTCCCACATGAGAAGTCACACTGGAGAGACCCCTTACACCTGCAAACTGTGTGAGAAAAGCTTCTCGCGAAAAGGAAATCTTAAGTATCATATGAGAACTCACACGGGAGAAAAGCCATTTATATGtggtcagtgtggaaagagtttcacacgtaaACTAACACTTAATTGCCACTTGAGAATTCACTCAAGAGAGAATTGTTTTATATGtcatcagtgtggaaaaagtttcccAGACATTAACTGCCTTAATAGGCACGTACAAATTCACTCTGGAGAGAAGTCTTTCagctgccaacagtgtggaaagagtttcagtctaCATGGAAATCTTAATGTCCACATGAGaagtcacactggagagagcccTCACACTTGCGAActgtgtggaaagagcttcTCCCGAAAAGGAaatcttaagtgtcacatgagaactcacactggagagaagcctttcacatgtgctcagtgtggaaagagtttcacacgtaaACTAACCCTTAATTGCCACTTGAGAATTCACTCAAGAGAGGAATACGTCGtcaatgtggaaaaagtttcagtctaa